A region from the Vulpes lagopus strain Blue_001 chromosome 5, ASM1834538v1, whole genome shotgun sequence genome encodes:
- the LOC121491311 gene encoding 60S ribosomal protein L31-like has protein sequence MAPAKKGGEKKKGCSAINEVVTREYTINIHKRIHGVGFKKRAPRALKEIRKFAMKEMGTPDVRIDTRLNKAVWAKGIRNVPYRIRVRLSRKRNEDEDSPNKLYTLVTYVPVTTFKNLQTVNVDEN, from the coding sequence ATGGCTCCCGCAAAGAAGGGTGGCGAGAAGAAGAAGGGCTGTTCTGCCATCAACGAGGTAGTGACCAGAGAATACACCATCAACATTCACAAACGTATCCatggagtgggtttcaagaagcGTGCCCCTCGGGCACTCAAAGAGATCCGgaaatttgccatgaaggagatgggaactccagatgtgcgcattgacaccaggctcaacaaagctgtctgggccaaaggaataaggaatgttccataccGTATCCGTGTGCGGTTGTCCAGAAAACGTAACGAGGATGaagattcaccaaacaagctctacacGCTGGTTACCTACGtacctgtcaccactttcaaaaatctacagactgttaatgtggatgagaactaa